CCGGGGCGGGAGAGTGCGAATCTGCGCGTATCCAACGCCTGCGAGCAGGCCAAGCTGGAACTCCGGCGCAATATCTACTGGTTGAGCCACTGATCATCGAACGACGAGGAGAACTCCCATGAAGACTGTTTCCCGGTTGCTGATCGTTCCCTTGTTGTCCCTGACGGTGGCCTATGCCGCTCCGGCCCAAAGCGGGGGTTGGGATTTGCCCATCTCGGACCGGCTGGTGCAGATGTCGGTGGATTCTCTGAACCAGGCTTTGAAGGACTCCTGGCGGGGTTCGGATCTGGCCACGTCCATGGCGGACGCGGAAGTCCAGGTGAAGGAAAAAATGGCTGAGCTGGGGCGGCTCAACAAGAGCATCGGCTTGGCCCGAAACGACGGCAACCGCCAGGAGCTGGTATTTCGCCGTCTGGCGGTTCAGAAAGAGCTGATCGGTCTGCAACAGCAGGTGGTGAATTACAAGGTCGAGCGGGCCAAGGCCAAGGAGACCTTGCTGGAGAAGTTGCTGGATCGGGTCCGTTTGCTGGACCGGGCTCTGACTCCCCGGGAGCAGGAGACGGTTCGTCTGCAGAAGGCGGCTGCGGAGCGCATGTCCGGAAACTCGCTGGCGGTGGAAAAGGCGGTTTTCGTGGATGGCGGGGTGCGGCAAACCAGGTATTCGATGCAGTCGGCGCAGATTTCCAGGTCGATGAATCAGCTGACTGCGGCCATTGCGGCCCATCCGCAGAATCGTTCCAGCATCGAGGGGGGTACGCCTCTGACCAAGGCGGAATGGTTGACGGCCCAGGCGGTGGAGGCTCAGGGGGAGCGGCAACTGGCGCAGCTGGAGCAGGAGTTGCTGGGCCTGATGGCGCAGAAGCTGGCTCTGGATGCGCGAGGGCTCAAGGAGGAGATGGGTGGCGGTCGGGCTGGCAACGAACAGATGGATGATAACGACACCGCTGGAATGACCAACGCTTTTCTCGACAACAACTGACCCCGGCTGAAAGGGAGGCAACGATCATGAGCCCTTCCTCCCGTTCCGTGGCACCGCAGGTGGGCACGATCCTGGTGGCGGGGGCGATTCTGCTCCACCTGGGGTGGGAGAGTCTGGCCCCGATCCCGACTCCACCACCTCCCGCGCCACCCATGATGGTGCAGATGGTGCAACTGCCGCCGCCAAAACCAACGGCAGCGGTGGTCGAGGAGGCAAAGCTGTTGCCGCCGGTTCCGATAACACCGCCCAAAGCGGAGGCGCCCCTGCCGCAGGTGGCGCCCCCTGCGGCGAAAGCAGCGGAGCCTCCACCCAAGGTGGCCTCACCCCCGGCAAAGTTTCCACCTCCGCAAAAGGCAATCAGGGAGGTTGCCAAAGCCTCCAAACCGACGCCGACCAAGGTGGAGACGCCGACCAAGGTGGAGACGCCGACCAAGGTGGAGACGCCGAAACCGGTGGTGAAACCGGCGCCGGAGAAGGCGGCGTCACGGTTTCCCAAAGAGGAGTCACCTCCCCTCCGGCAGGAGACTCCCTCTCCTGCCGTCAAGGAGGAGCCCTCCTCTCGGCAAGAGACGCAAAAGCTGCTGGATCGACTGGAACGGGAGACCAAACAACGCAAGCAGAAAGAGGAGGAGGTGATCCGGCAGGCATTGGCCGAGACGGAGCCCAAACCGGCCTCCGGGGAAGAGACGAAAAAGCTGCTGGACCGAATGGAGCAGGAGGCCAAACAACGCAAGCAGAAAGAGGAAGAGGTGATCCGGCAGGCATTGGCCGAGTCGAAAGCCCGTTCGGAAGCGCCTGTATCCAGCCAGGAGGCCGTGGAACGGGGTGGTGCGGTGATGCGGCAGGCGGAAAAGGGCAAGGGACCGGGCATTGAGATTGCCTGGCCGGAGGATGGCGAGGAGCGGGAGAAGTTGTTCGGGGCGTTTCGTTGCCTGGGTATGGAAACGGTAGTCATAACCGGGGACAAGGGACTGTATCGGCAGTCGGACGCGCCGGGAAGGCCGTGGCGTTTCGACCCGTTGAGCCACAGCGTCTATTTTCGCTTCGTGGCGACGGCTGCCGCTGCGGAGGAAGAACAGCTCATCCGGCGCATTCGCACGCGCCACGGGGTGGAAGGCAGGGGGGTACGGGTTTTTCCGCGTCACCTGGATGCCATTCTGTTGGGGCAGTTGGCCAGCGTGGCGGGGGATCTGGGCCAGGCGCGTTCCATCCAGGCGCGTTACCGGCTGGTTGGCAACCGGGTGGTGGTGCAGGAGGCGGTGGTGGATGGACGGCGTGTGGCGGGTTCGTTTCCGCTGGCGACGGTTTCCGGTTCGTGCCGTTGACTGAAGCGAATGGGGTATCTTTTCAGGTATACGGGGGTTCGGGGGGGATTATCCCCCCCGACGGGTCCAGGGCAGCGCCCTGGGACGTTTCCTTTCGCTGTTGACACGATCATGCGCGCTGTGTAAGGGCCTGAATAGTTACGATAAATGAAAAAGTCAAAGGACAGAACATTTCCTTTTTTTGATACTTGAAAGATAAAATATTGAAAGTCAAAATCAAAATTATATACTCGCTTGGCAGCGCGTTTTGCGACTCCATCTGTTGATACGGTCTGTGCAGGGTTCTGAATCGTTACGATGTGGGTTCACCAGGTGCGTGGCTGGAAATCGGGGCTGTTGGCCAGGTTTACGCTTTCGCCGGACTGGACGATGACGAAGAGTCCCTCGTTCATGGCGTAGCGGTCCACGTTTTCCTCGATGGTGATGCCTGCCACCGCGCCCATGACCTGTTTGTCGGCGTACTCGGGGAAAAAGCTTTTGAACTGGGCCAGCCGCTCCAGATGGTCGCGCACGTCCTCGTGTTTCAGTTTGCTTTTCACTTCCACCAGCACCACGACGTCGCTGTTGACCACCAGCAGGTCGATTTCGATATGGCGATTGCCGGGCCGTTTGCAGCGCACTCTCTGGCTGACGGTGTGAACCGGAATGCCCCGTTCCAGGAAGAGTTTTTCACAAGCCGGAGCCACCAGTCCCTCGACGAACTCCCCCCAGCGGCTGCCCAAGGCGCCGACCTGTTTGGAAACCTCCTTGACCACACGTTCGGTTTCCTGAAACTTGCGATCGAACTCCGCGCTGCGCTCCCGGTTTTCGCGGTCGAACTCTGCGCTGCGTTCCTGGAGCTTGCGGTCGAACTCTGCGCTGCGTTCCTGGAGCTTGCGGTCGAACTCCGCGTTGCGCTCCCGGTTTTCGCGCACCATCTCCTGGAACATTTTCCACACATCGTCGAACGTCACGGTCTGAGACATGATATTTCTCCTGCATCGCACAATGGATCTACTTTCCAATATGAGTAGAGCTAAAAAAATCCCGCAGCAAATCAGTTATATATTTTAATTCCGTTGACTTTCAATATTTAATCTTTTAAAAAGTAAAAAAAGAAAATGTTCTATCCTTTGACTTTTCATTTATCATTCATTCAGATCGCCTTGACCCATTGCTTCGCCGTCAGGCAATTGGCTTATATTTTACACGCTATTTTCCAACGGTGCAGCAACCGTCTGGCGCAAAGGGTTCCAGTGCTTGCGAAAGGGTCTCGCACCCGAAAAATATCGCGACCAAAGGCTTCGCCTTTGGAATCCACCAGAGGGGGCAAAAAGCCCCCTCCGGACTCCCTCGGAAGCCCGCCGCCCTTGCGGTTGGCTCTCGGGAGGTTTGCCGCTTCGCGGACCTCCCTCTCGCCAACCTCCAGGACCACGGGCCACCTCAACTGCCTGAACGTCAACAGAGAGCGCTTCGCGCCCAAGGGAACAAGCGTAAAAGGGTCAAGGGCCAGTCCTCGAAAGGCGGAAGCCCAGGTTGTCGAACCGGTCGTCCGGGTCGTACCTGCTGCGATAGGCGGAGCGGACGCCGGCCGGGCTGTTGCGCCAGCTGCCGCCCCGATACACCCGGTTGGAGCTAAAAATCTCCCAATCGGCACACTTCTTGTATTCCATGTCATACGGTGACTCCCACCTCGAACACGTCCACTCCCAGACATTTCCAGCCATGTCATACAGCCCGAGATTGGGACTGGCGGCGTAACTCCCCACCGGTTCCGTTCCCGTATCATCGCAATCTTTGTTGTCGTCGAACTTTGCCCCATTGCGCACGCCCTTGCGACACACCGGATCCTCATCTCCCCAAGGATACAAAATGTCCCGGCCACCGTCCCGCGCCGCATACTCCCACTGCGCCTCCGTCGGCAACTCGAACTGCCGCTTTCCCGACCCGTTCAGCTTGTCCAGAAACCCCTGAATCTCGTTCCAACTGACACTCTCCACCGGAAAACCGGCCCCTTTCTTGAACCCCGAGGGGTTGTTTCCCATCACCCCCTGCCACTGCCCCTGCGTCACCTCGTACTTCCCCAGCCAGAATCCCTTCAGCGCCACTTCCGGCCCGGATCGATCCTCGGGAGCCCCCATGCGAAAGGTGCCCCCAGGCACCCAGACAAACTCCATCCCGGTCCGGGAATCGATGCACTCGTTGGCCTGCTTGCCCGGTTTGTCCCAGCAGGGCGGGGGGGTGCCTGATTTCGCGGCCTTTGCCTTGCGGGCCTCTTCTTCTATGGCAGGAATCAATGGCAAACGCCCCCCTTCAGGAAGGCTTTTCCATCCCCATTCGGTCCCTTTCCCAAATGCATTTCCAGTTGTAGAGGCAGGTTCGAACCTCTTGGGGTCCGGCCACGGACTGGGGTCCGGAGACGGAGAGGGGGGCGGGGACGGCGGCTCCGGCTCCCTCATCTTCGCAATCCGTTCCTGAAGACCGGCCAGTCTCTTGTCTGTCGGCAGCACTGCAACCGCCTCCCGGTAATAGCGGGCGGCATCCTCCTTGCGACCCTCCCCGATGGCCGCCGCAAGCCGCTCCAGCCAGCCCCGGAAAACCTCCTCCTTCTGCCGGTCCAGCCGAGCCTTCTCCTCCAGAACCCGTTGCCGGGCCTCTTCCTCCTCCCGCAACGTTTGCTGCAAACGCTCTCCCGTGCGACGGCTCGTTTCCGCCTCATCCTGCAACTGCTTTTGCCTCGCCTCGCTCTCCGCCTGCTGCCGCTTGCGCCACAGTTGCACCTGGGGGTCGTTCTCCATCCGCTCCGGCGGGATGTACTCCTCCGCCTGCATCGGACCGCCCCAGACCAGCAGAGCCAAACTCCCCGTCATCATCCACCGTCCCGAAATCCACCGGCTCCCGTCCATGCCCACTCCCTTTGCCAGCCCGGCTAGCGGTAGCGCACCAGCGTCGTCTGGTCGTTTCCGAGCACCATGGGGAACTGCCCCACCCCGCTCTTGGTGAAAGCGGCATTGTCCACCGCCGGAGGGAGGCTCCGCTTCAGGGCAGCCACGTCCACCACTCTGCCCTGCCGCCACTCCAACTGCCGTAACAGATGGTAGGTCATCAATCCATGCCCGTTCTGCTCGTCTTCCCTGGCCTCCTGATTTTCACGGGTGGCGGTGATCTTGATCAGGGAAAGTGAAGCCGGGCGCGCCGCAGGGCGAGTCGGGGCACGCGGGCCAAGACCCCGAATGTCGTCTGTAGCCTCCTGCCTGGTGGGGCGATCAATACCGAATCGTGTATTGGTGGCCACATTTCCGCTGAAACAGGCATCCACCACCAGAATCAACTCCCTGTATCCCAGTTGCTCCACCTTTTCGACAATCTCCTTCAGGGGAACCGAAGCCTGTCTTTGACTTCCCGGCTCCGCCTCCTTGCCCAGCAGCCGGGCCACATTCTGGCCGTCCCCGTTGGTTTCCGGAGGGGCGATTCCGTGTCCGGAGTAGTAGAAGAACAGCCTTCGGGCGTTATACTGATCCGCCAGTTCCTTCAGCCGGCCTTCGGGTTCAAGCAGGGCGCGTATCCTCGCCGAGGTATAGCCTTCCGCCCCAAGAATACGCAGGTGCGCCGGGATCCCCAGCGCCTTTTCGGCAAACAGCGCCATGGCCCGGGCATCCTGATCGGCAAAACGTGTGCCTTTGACGTCAATACCCTCACCGTAGGTCTTGTTGCCGATGGCCACGAAGACCATGTCGCTGTAGTCGTCGAGGGCACGCTGGAAATTCCACGACGATGGCGTTTCGATTTTGGGCGGATCGACAACCCGGCTCCCTCCCAGGCTGGACACCAGATCCCGGGCTTCGGGAGATTTCCCCTCGAAGCGTCGCGCCAGGTCGAGCGATTCCCTGGTGTTTCCAGCCTGTCGCAGATGCAGGGCGTAATTGACCCCGGCCCAGGCGCCTTCCGGACAGAGATCGTGGGCCTTTTTCCACTGCTCCAGCGTCCACTTCCCCGAGTTGGCCATATCCAACCCTTCCACCGAGCAGGATGAAGCCCCTCCCTTCGCCGCCCTGCCCAGCCCACCCTCCACCGTCTGCTTCAGGTTTCCGGAAGGGAGCGCCTCGCAGCCGGCAAGCAGCAGAACCAAACCACCGAGTACCCATCTCTTCAAAATGAACATGGCAATACCTCGTCAAAGCGATGCAATGGGAAAATCCTGTCTACCACCTTCTCAATGCCTTCTTCCAGTGAGTCAACAAGCCGATTCAACCTGCCGCCGGTCGGCCACTAACTCCGACTGCTCTTGCCCCCTCGGGACTCCCCCACCCGCCATCCTTCCCTGCGGCTCTCGGGCGGCTGGCTATACCAAGCACCCACTGCAAAATCAAAAGTCAACGGCAACGCTTCTGACCCAAACGAACAAAGAAAAAAGGTCTATGGATTAGGCCTGGATAGGCGAAAACCCAGGTTGCCGTACCGACTGCCAGGCGAGATATTGTAGCGTTTAGCGGAATTAACGAAAGAGGGGTAGTCGTTCCAACTACCGCCCCGAGTGACCCGGATGGAACCCCCTCCATCGCATCTGGCATACATCATCTCCGAACTACTGTAAGAATCGTACCAAGAACACGTCCACTCCCATACATTCCCCAGCATGTCATACAATCCAAACGGATTCGGCTTCCGCTTCCCGTCATGAACCGGAGCCGTCACCGCATAGGTGTCGTCGCAGGCATGCTCATCCCCTAATAAAGAGAAACCAAGCACCCTCTTCGAGGTCACATCATGCACATTAGCGTATTGGCACGCTTCTTTCGGGTCATCCCCCCAAAAACGCTCGGTCATCGTCCCCCCTCGCGCCGCATACTCCCACTGCGCCTCCGTCGGTAAGCCAAACTTCCCATGCCCCAGCCCGCTCAGCCAATCTGCGTACTCCTTGGCGTTGTCCCAACTCACCTCAACAACAGGCTGGTCCTCCCCTTCCAGCGATAATCCCCCATACTCCCCACTGCGATGTCCCGACTCCTTCTTCCGGTACTGCCCGTTGGTCACCTCGTACTTCCCCAGCCAAAAGCCCTCCACAGGTACCCCGCGTTGCACATTCCACCCTTTTCCAAGGTCAAACGTTCCCCCAGGAACCCACACAAATTCCATACCCGTCGTCGATTCAATACACTCCCCGGCAACCCTCCC
Above is a window of Magnetococcales bacterium DNA encoding:
- a CDS encoding SUMF1/EgtB/PvdO family nonheme iron enzyme; translation: MDGSRWISGRWMMTGSLALLVWGGPMQAEEYIPPERMENDPQVQLWRKRQQAESEARQKQLQDEAETSRRTGERLQQTLREEEEARQRVLEEKARLDRQKEEVFRGWLERLAAAIGEGRKEDAARYYREAVAVLPTDKRLAGLQERIAKMREPEPPSPPPSPSPDPSPWPDPKRFEPASTTGNAFGKGTEWGWKSLPEGGRLPLIPAIEEEARKAKAAKSGTPPPCWDKPGKQANECIDSRTGMEFVWVPGGTFRMGAPEDRSGPEVALKGFWLGKYEVTQGQWQGVMGNNPSGFKKGAGFPVESVSWNEIQGFLDKLNGSGKRQFELPTEAQWEYAARDGGRDILYPWGDEDPVCRKGVRNGAKFDDNKDCDDTGTEPVGSYAASPNLGLYDMAGNVWEWTCSRWESPYDMEYKKCADWEIFSSNRVYRGGSWRNSPAGVRSAYRSRYDPDDRFDNLGFRLSRTGP
- a CDS encoding caspase family protein, whose amino-acid sequence is MFILKRWVLGGLVLLLAGCEALPSGNLKQTVEGGLGRAAKGGASSCSVEGLDMANSGKWTLEQWKKAHDLCPEGAWAGVNYALHLRQAGNTRESLDLARRFEGKSPEARDLVSSLGGSRVVDPPKIETPSSWNFQRALDDYSDMVFVAIGNKTYGEGIDVKGTRFADQDARAMALFAEKALGIPAHLRILGAEGYTSARIRALLEPEGRLKELADQYNARRLFFYYSGHGIAPPETNGDGQNVARLLGKEAEPGSQRQASVPLKEIVEKVEQLGYRELILVVDACFSGNVATNTRFGIDRPTRQEATDDIRGLGPRAPTRPAARPASLSLIKITATRENQEAREDEQNGHGLMTYHLLRQLEWRQGRVVDVAALKRSLPPAVDNAAFTKSGVGQFPMVLGNDQTTLVRYR
- a CDS encoding DUF3782 domain-containing protein — translated: MSQTVTFDDVWKMFQEMVRENRERNAEFDRKLQERSAEFDRKLQERSAEFDRENRERSAEFDRKFQETERVVKEVSKQVGALGSRWGEFVEGLVAPACEKLFLERGIPVHTVSQRVRCKRPGNRHIEIDLLVVNSDVVVLVEVKSKLKHEDVRDHLERLAQFKSFFPEYADKQVMGAVAGITIEENVDRYAMNEGLFVIVQSGESVNLANSPDFQPRTW